The Chthonomonas sp. genome includes a window with the following:
- a CDS encoding PEP-CTERM sorting domain-containing protein, translating into MKRFCFMISFLGIIFVPSAQALNLVLNPSFEETPILGFGQSDVAADESKMIRLDPATEFYTSSISGVPHWVNGLNSDQASDSGISRILGISPIEGERYAFINNWNRRFSQVLAHTVAVGETYQATVWVGSLVDDARCGRISLVAGDLNPTDADLFAPGSIILSEKTAGTASWTWFQPSVILPGVGWNRVDLIYTVLPGDAAIGKPLMISLLTEAESVGPVQFDAVSVTVVPEPASLAALGLGFVALLSRRARR; encoded by the coding sequence ATGAAACGTTTCTGTTTTATGATCTCCTTCTTGGGGATCATTTTTGTTCCTTCAGCACAGGCTCTCAACCTTGTGCTCAATCCCAGTTTTGAGGAGACGCCGATCCTTGGCTTTGGCCAATCGGACGTTGCTGCGGACGAGTCGAAGATGATTCGGCTCGATCCCGCTACCGAATTTTACACTTCCAGCATCTCGGGCGTTCCCCACTGGGTGAACGGCCTGAACAGTGACCAGGCCAGCGATTCGGGCATCTCGCGAATCCTGGGAATCAGCCCGATTGAGGGCGAGCGCTATGCCTTCATTAACAATTGGAATCGGCGCTTCAGCCAGGTGCTGGCCCACACGGTGGCCGTCGGTGAAACGTACCAGGCAACTGTCTGGGTCGGATCACTGGTGGATGACGCCCGTTGCGGACGGATCTCGCTCGTAGCCGGGGACCTGAACCCCACCGATGCAGATCTCTTCGCGCCAGGATCGATCATTCTCAGCGAAAAGACTGCAGGCACTGCCAGCTGGACTTGGTTCCAGCCGTCAGTGATCCTGCCCGGCGTCGGCTGGAACCGGGTGGATCTTATCTACACCGTCCTTCCGGGCGATGCCGCGATCGGAAAGCCGCTCATGATCTCGCTTCTCACCGAGGCCGAGTCCGTGGGCCCAGTCCAGTTTGACGCCGTCAGCGTGACGGTCGTCCCCGAGCCCGCGTCTCTCGCGGCACTCGGACTTGGCTTCGTCGCGCTTCTCAGTCGCAGAGCGCGGCGTTGA
- a CDS encoding PEP-CTERM sorting domain-containing protein (PEP-CTERM proteins occur, often in large numbers, in the proteomes of bacteria that also encode an exosortase, a predicted intramembrane cysteine proteinase. The presence of a PEP-CTERM domain at a protein's C-terminus predicts cleavage within the sorting domain, followed by covalent anchoring to some some component of the (usually Gram-negative) cell surface. Many PEP-CTERM proteins exhibit an unusual sequence composition that includes large numbers of potential glycosylation sites. Expression of one such protein has been shown restore the ability of a bacterium to form floc, a type of biofilm.), whose product MKLRYAMYGPVALTIVLLQVSSAQTLNVTQFTPSTAQGGVNIQATYDQGPSPWCPDANVRWLQRILLKRGDGTTRKDDVPGYPVGDFIDPQPTQPGGPWDNNPWYDVTYNSAADRASDTNRQGGKGKFFNDSPTGWGPFGPMYFCAWTAVVCIDTTTKKASYMGGFTWGFCVSATGGVTGIAPAALSNTAATAGIFNGALGMGPASFKEWSVIPGDQNCQLTFSSVPEPASLITVAVAMGALVLRRRARSRR is encoded by the coding sequence GTGAAACTTAGATACGCAATGTACGGGCCGGTGGCCCTGACGATTGTCTTGCTACAGGTGAGCTCGGCTCAGACGCTGAACGTGACTCAGTTCACGCCTTCGACCGCGCAGGGCGGCGTCAACATTCAGGCCACCTATGACCAGGGCCCTTCACCTTGGTGCCCCGACGCAAACGTGCGGTGGCTGCAGCGAATTCTGCTGAAAAGGGGTGATGGAACGACTCGAAAGGACGATGTGCCAGGCTATCCGGTGGGTGACTTCATCGACCCACAGCCAACTCAGCCGGGCGGACCGTGGGACAACAACCCATGGTACGACGTGACCTACAACTCCGCCGCGGACCGCGCGAGCGACACGAACCGGCAGGGAGGCAAGGGGAAGTTCTTCAACGACTCGCCTACTGGCTGGGGTCCGTTTGGGCCGATGTACTTCTGCGCTTGGACTGCCGTCGTGTGCATCGACACGACGACCAAGAAGGCCTCGTACATGGGTGGCTTCACGTGGGGATTCTGCGTGAGTGCGACGGGCGGGGTGACGGGAATCGCTCCCGCAGCGCTGAGCAACACCGCCGCGACCGCGGGCATCTTCAATGGGGCGCTCGGCATGGGACCAGCATCATTCAAGGAGTGGTCGGTCATTCCCGGCGATCAAAATTGCCAACTGACCTTCTCCTCGGTGCCAGAGCCGGCATCGCTGATCACGGTCGCCGTGGCGATGGGTGCCTTGGTACTTCGTCGACGCGCCCGATCGCGTCGATGA
- a CDS encoding GNAT family N-acetyltransferase, translating into MDIENGLGFSIETLAEAFGRCFEGYVIPIQLPGVVLGELAMRDTLDLASSQIAVENSEIVGMLLVNRRGRECRVAAMAVAPSHRATGVGSELMTRMLQTSAERGDDSIVLEAIESNTGAIRFYERFGFTVQCRLIGASRSLAAGDAGRFREVRFEEMARAALGRDESGTPWEMRGATVAQMATPTRAFAVDGLYSAVFPTENGELVTRSMLLSGEDDETKLRQLLRGLEPIFPGRKFRVPIYFPEPVFGSLFEADGFEFASLAQVLMTRLASSDCI; encoded by the coding sequence ATGGACATTGAGAACGGTCTTGGATTTTCAATAGAGACCCTTGCCGAGGCGTTCGGTCGGTGTTTCGAGGGGTATGTGATTCCCATCCAGCTCCCGGGCGTTGTGCTCGGCGAACTTGCGATGCGTGATACTCTCGACCTCGCATCGAGTCAGATTGCGGTTGAGAACTCCGAGATCGTCGGGATGCTGCTCGTGAATCGTCGTGGGCGTGAGTGCCGCGTCGCCGCGATGGCCGTTGCGCCTTCCCACCGAGCGACGGGTGTGGGCAGCGAGCTTATGACTCGAATGTTACAGACGAGCGCGGAGAGAGGCGACGATTCGATCGTGCTCGAGGCGATCGAATCGAACACCGGGGCCATCCGGTTCTATGAGAGGTTTGGGTTTACGGTGCAGTGTCGCCTCATCGGCGCGAGTCGATCGCTGGCTGCCGGTGATGCAGGGCGATTCCGTGAAGTCCGATTTGAGGAGATGGCGCGGGCGGCGCTGGGGCGCGACGAGTCCGGCACTCCCTGGGAGATGCGCGGCGCGACGGTGGCGCAGATGGCCACTCCGACCCGGGCGTTTGCGGTGGACGGACTGTATTCAGCCGTCTTCCCCACGGAGAACGGTGAACTGGTGACGCGGTCGATGCTTCTTAGCGGCGAGGATGATGAAACCAAGTTACGCCAGCTTCTGCGAGGTCTTGAACCGATTTTCCCCGGGCGCAAGTTCCGAGTTCCGATCTACTTCCCGGAGCCCGTCTTTGGATCCCTGTTCGAGGCGGACGGGTTCGAGTTCGCTTCTCTGGCTCAAGTTCTCATGACTCGGTTAGCCAGCAGTGATTGTATATAG
- the ruvA gene encoding Holliday junction branch migration protein RuvA, with the protein MNRPKARYHHPVIARLRGDVIESGGGRLTMDVGGVGYEVIVPESVLVQVPPAGVSITLLIRQTFREDGTYLYGFLEPFQRRLFDLLTDVKGCGPKIALALIGELGEETVANAIATQDAKLLARATGVGPRLGERIILELRDRIQEEQFTRKITTAVVGSVPTSSGGDELIEALVALGYRRSDAEAAAAPAREEASGIQDQIRAALRLLKK; encoded by the coding sequence GTGAATAGGCCTAAAGCGCGGTACCATCACCCCGTGATTGCTCGTCTGCGCGGGGATGTGATCGAATCGGGGGGAGGCCGACTGACCATGGATGTCGGCGGAGTCGGCTATGAGGTGATTGTGCCTGAGTCCGTGCTCGTCCAAGTCCCGCCAGCCGGGGTGTCGATCACGCTGCTCATTCGCCAAACATTCCGCGAAGACGGCACGTACCTATACGGCTTCCTTGAGCCATTTCAGCGTCGGCTCTTCGACTTGCTAACCGACGTCAAGGGGTGCGGTCCCAAGATTGCCCTCGCGCTCATCGGCGAACTGGGCGAAGAGACCGTCGCCAACGCCATCGCAACACAAGACGCCAAGCTCCTGGCCCGCGCGACCGGCGTCGGACCGCGCCTCGGTGAGCGCATCATCCTTGAGTTGCGCGACCGTATTCAGGAAGAGCAATTCACCCGCAAGATCACGACCGCCGTGGTGGGGTCGGTGCCCACATCAAGTGGCGGCGATGAGCTGATCGAAGCGCTTGTGGCGCTCGGATATCGTCGGTCCGATGCCGAAGCCGCCGCTGCCCCCGCGCGTGAAGAGGCCAGCGGCATCCAAGACCAGATTCGAGCCGCGCTGAGGTTGCTGAAGAAATGA
- the ruvB gene encoding Holliday junction branch migration DNA helicase RuvB, which translates to MSRENELVVPEQRTEDGVLDLSLRPRSLAEFVGQEKLKENLQVFLTAAKQRGEPLDHVLLYGPPGLGKTTIAHIAATEMGATLHVTSGPAIERAGDLVGILTNLEPGAVLFIDEIHRLNRMVEEILYPAMEDCKVDIMIGKGPAARSIRLDVPRFTVIGATTRQGLLTGPLRDRFGIVSHFQFYDESALHQIVCRSASILGYRIDEEGAHEIARRSRGTPRIANRLLRRVRDFAQVDGLESIDKASADRALGALEVDAAGLDRLDRELLRAMILKYDGGPVGLETLAATIGEDAGTIEDVYEPYLMQQGLIKRTPRGRMATAGAYAHLGIAAPKGGLFEGE; encoded by the coding sequence ATGAGCCGCGAGAACGAACTGGTGGTGCCCGAGCAACGGACCGAAGATGGAGTGCTCGATCTCTCGCTGCGACCGCGCAGCCTCGCGGAGTTCGTAGGCCAAGAGAAGCTGAAGGAGAACCTGCAAGTCTTTTTGACCGCCGCCAAGCAGCGTGGTGAACCGCTGGATCACGTCCTCCTCTACGGTCCTCCCGGGCTGGGCAAAACGACCATCGCCCACATCGCCGCGACCGAGATGGGGGCGACCCTGCACGTCACCAGCGGCCCAGCGATTGAGCGCGCGGGAGACCTCGTGGGCATCCTCACCAACCTGGAACCGGGCGCGGTCCTCTTCATCGACGAGATCCACCGCCTGAACCGCATGGTCGAGGAAATCCTGTACCCCGCGATGGAGGACTGCAAGGTCGATATCATGATCGGCAAGGGTCCAGCCGCCCGCTCAATCCGCCTGGATGTCCCGCGATTCACCGTCATCGGCGCCACGACCCGTCAGGGCCTCCTTACTGGTCCGCTTCGCGACCGATTCGGCATCGTGTCGCACTTCCAGTTTTACGACGAGTCGGCACTACACCAGATCGTGTGCCGCTCGGCCTCGATCCTTGGCTATCGCATCGACGAAGAAGGAGCGCATGAGATCGCCCGCCGCTCGCGGGGAACTCCGCGTATCGCCAACCGGCTCCTGCGCCGGGTTCGAGATTTTGCCCAGGTCGACGGCCTCGAGTCGATCGACAAAGCCAGTGCGGACCGAGCGTTGGGCGCGCTGGAAGTCGATGCCGCGGGTCTGGACCGCTTGGACCGGGAGCTCCTGCGAGCCATGATTCTCAAGTACGACGGCGGTCCGGTTGGGCTAGAGACGCTCGCCGCAACCATCGGCGAGGACGCCGGGACCATTGAGGACGTCTACGAGCCGTACCTCATGCAGCAGGGCTTGATCAAGCGCACCCCGCGGGGCCGCATGGCCACCGCCGGAGCGTACGCCCACCTTGGAATCGCCGCTCCCAAGGGCGGACTCTTCGAAGGCGAGTAG
- the pdxS gene encoding pyridoxal 5'-phosphate synthase lyase subunit PdxS — protein MPVKTWREKVGLAEMLKGGVIMDVVNPEQAKIAQDAGAIAVMALERVPADIRRDGGVARMSDPEMILGIKEVVTIPVMAKCRIGHFAEAQILESLEIDFIDESEVLTPADPDNHVDKHPFTVPFVCGARNLGEALRRCAEGAAMIRTKGEAGTGDVIEAVRHMRTIMSEIRRVANARPDELYVLAKELQAPLELVQEVHVKGRLPVPNFSAGGIATPADASLMMQLGAETVFVGSGIFKSGDPAKRARAIVEAVMFYDQPKRLAEISRNLGEPMVGINCSSLPEGELLAVRGW, from the coding sequence ATGCCGGTGAAGACCTGGCGCGAGAAGGTCGGTTTGGCCGAGATGCTCAAGGGTGGCGTCATCATGGACGTCGTCAATCCTGAGCAGGCGAAAATTGCCCAAGATGCTGGCGCAATTGCGGTCATGGCGCTGGAAAGAGTCCCTGCTGACATCCGCCGAGACGGTGGTGTTGCACGCATGAGCGACCCGGAAATGATCCTTGGGATCAAGGAAGTCGTCACCATTCCCGTGATGGCCAAGTGTCGCATCGGGCATTTCGCTGAGGCGCAGATCCTGGAATCGCTGGAGATTGATTTCATCGACGAGAGCGAAGTTCTGACCCCCGCCGATCCAGACAATCACGTCGACAAGCATCCGTTTACCGTTCCGTTTGTGTGCGGAGCTCGCAACCTGGGCGAGGCGCTTCGACGCTGCGCCGAAGGTGCGGCAATGATCCGTACGAAGGGAGAAGCGGGCACGGGCGACGTCATCGAAGCCGTGCGACACATGCGCACCATCATGAGCGAAATCCGACGGGTCGCAAACGCGCGCCCCGATGAGCTCTACGTCCTCGCCAAGGAGCTTCAGGCTCCGCTTGAGCTCGTCCAAGAGGTCCACGTGAAGGGTCGGTTGCCGGTGCCGAATTTCAGCGCCGGTGGCATCGCGACTCCGGCCGACGCCTCGCTTATGATGCAGCTCGGCGCAGAGACCGTTTTCGTGGGTTCGGGCATCTTCAAGAGTGGCGACCCAGCGAAGCGCGCCCGCGCTATCGTCGAGGCAGTGATGTTCTACGATCAGCCGAAGCGGCTTGCAGAGATCAGCCGCAACTTGGGCGAACCGATGGTGGGCATCAACTGCAGCAGCTTGCCGGAAGGCGAACTGCTCGCCGTTCGCGGCTGGTAA
- a CDS encoding zf-HC2 domain-containing protein, whose translation MSRYLAGDQLPEDTVLQLQKHVSECPECQKSAEDKAISLETMLTEVQAAPVEAPALEVTEKAAPVPDPLEVSDEALASAMAALNPEPAPEPQAAEPVAEPKAKKKLALPKFSFSLDALKPMLASNLKPLLLGFTLGAVLIGMTAFMKRPTAVLGNKLATAEHEAPAEEKEAKPKHEAAAEEPAHEETKAEEPVKHEEPKHEEPKVETPKHEEHATPPADEPEQKYEVAKNDGAVVEKTIENGKKVAQRPVVEKPTPKPAPKKSVSPRRTTRKFHYSAPKRRKPATKHRTVSRPDPKPGTGYVKVLD comes from the coding sequence ATGAGCCGGTATCTGGCGGGAGATCAGTTGCCCGAAGACACCGTTCTGCAGCTTCAAAAGCACGTCAGTGAGTGTCCGGAATGCCAGAAGTCAGCAGAAGACAAGGCAATCTCTCTGGAGACCATGCTCACCGAGGTCCAGGCCGCGCCCGTAGAAGCGCCTGCCCTCGAAGTGACCGAGAAGGCCGCTCCTGTCCCAGACCCGCTGGAAGTAAGCGACGAGGCTCTCGCAAGTGCCATGGCAGCGCTTAACCCAGAACCGGCCCCCGAACCCCAAGCAGCGGAACCAGTCGCCGAGCCAAAGGCGAAGAAAAAGCTCGCGCTGCCCAAGTTCAGTTTTTCCCTCGACGCTCTCAAGCCGATGCTTGCTTCAAACCTGAAGCCCCTCCTCCTAGGGTTCACCCTCGGGGCGGTGCTCATCGGCATGACCGCGTTCATGAAGCGCCCGACCGCTGTGCTCGGAAACAAACTCGCCACCGCCGAGCACGAGGCTCCCGCCGAAGAGAAAGAAGCAAAGCCGAAGCACGAAGCCGCCGCTGAAGAACCGGCGCATGAAGAAACAAAGGCCGAAGAGCCCGTGAAGCACGAAGAACCTAAGCACGAAGAGCCCAAAGTGGAGACTCCGAAACATGAGGAGCACGCGACTCCCCCCGCTGACGAGCCAGAGCAGAAGTACGAAGTTGCGAAGAACGACGGCGCGGTCGTCGAGAAGACCATTGAGAACGGGAAGAAGGTCGCCCAGCGGCCGGTTGTCGAGAAGCCGACACCAAAGCCCGCACCCAAGAAGTCAGTGAGCCCAAGGCGCACGACCCGCAAATTTCACTACTCCGCACCGAAGCGACGCAAACCTGCAACGAAGCACCGCACCGTGAGCCGACCCGACCCCAAACCGGGCACTGGATACGTCAAGGTCCTTGACTGA